In Cupriavidus taiwanensis, the following proteins share a genomic window:
- a CDS encoding branched-chain amino acid ABC transporter substrate-binding protein, translated as MTLSRLSTISLAAMLATFGAAANAETVKIAIAGPMSGSVAQYGDMVKAGALTAVEQINAAGGAGGNKFEVVLMDDACEPKQAVAVANKIVSQNIKYVIGHVCSGSTIPASDIYENEGIVMVTPSATAPQLTETKKRNFIFRTIGRDDQQGPAAAQYIIGKIKPKKVAVLHDKQSYGQGIASSVKKDLEAAKIPVAVFEGINAGDSDYSAVITKLKSQGVDFVYFGGYHPEMGLLLRQAREQGVKAAFMGPEGVGNKDVTAIAGPSSEGMLVTLPADFSADPANAGLVKAFADKKRDANGPFQMPAYAAVKIIGDAIAGAKSTDPTKVAAYMHKNAFTTPIGKVEYDAKGDLKSFKFVVYTWHKDASKTAAN; from the coding sequence TGCTGGCTACCTTCGGCGCCGCCGCCAACGCCGAAACCGTGAAAATCGCCATTGCCGGCCCGATGAGCGGCTCGGTGGCGCAGTATGGCGACATGGTCAAGGCCGGTGCGCTGACCGCGGTCGAACAGATCAACGCAGCCGGCGGCGCCGGCGGCAACAAGTTCGAGGTGGTGCTGATGGACGACGCCTGCGAGCCGAAGCAGGCCGTGGCCGTGGCCAACAAGATCGTCAGCCAGAACATCAAGTACGTGATCGGCCACGTGTGCTCGGGCTCGACCATCCCGGCCTCGGACATCTACGAGAACGAAGGCATCGTGATGGTGACGCCGTCGGCCACCGCGCCGCAGCTGACCGAGACCAAGAAGCGCAACTTCATCTTCCGCACCATCGGCCGCGACGACCAGCAGGGCCCGGCCGCCGCCCAGTACATCATCGGCAAGATCAAGCCCAAGAAGGTCGCGGTGCTGCACGACAAGCAGTCGTACGGCCAGGGCATCGCCAGCTCGGTGAAGAAGGACCTGGAAGCCGCCAAGATCCCGGTGGCCGTGTTCGAAGGCATCAACGCCGGCGACTCGGACTACTCGGCCGTGATCACCAAGCTCAAGTCGCAGGGCGTGGACTTCGTCTACTTCGGCGGCTACCACCCGGAAATGGGCCTGCTGCTGCGCCAGGCGCGCGAGCAGGGCGTGAAGGCCGCCTTCATGGGCCCCGAGGGCGTGGGCAACAAGGACGTGACCGCGATCGCCGGCCCGTCGTCGGAAGGCATGCTGGTGACGCTGCCGGCCGACTTCTCGGCCGATCCGGCCAACGCCGGCCTGGTCAAGGCCTTTGCCGACAAGAAGCGTGACGCCAACGGCCCGTTCCAGATGCCGGCCTATGCCGCCGTCAAGATCATCGGCGACGCCATCGCCGGCGCCAAGAGCACCGATCCCACCAAGGTCGCGGCGTACATGCACAAGAACGCCTTCACCACCCCGATCGGCAAGGTCGAGTACGACGCCAAGGGCGACCTGAAGTCCTTCAAGTTCGTGGTCTACACCTGGCACAAGGACGCCAGCAAGACGGCGGCGAACTGA